TGAAGAACGCCCTGACCGCCGGGGTGAAAAACATCCTTGCCTTCGCTTTTATCGTGCCGACCTTTTTCTTCTTCGGCTGGTGGATCTACAACGCCTTCTACGGCGGCATTACGCCTGATCTGGCCGGTGCGGCCGGTGCCCTGCCCTGGGCCAAGAGCATGGGCCCGGATGTCACCGATAACGCCACCGGCATTTTCTGGGGTGCCTTTGTGATGTTCGCGGCCACCACCGCTTCCATCATGTCCGGTGCCATCATCGAGCGTACCCGCATGAGTGCCTTTATCGTGCTGGCGATCATCCTCGGCTCGGTGGTGTGGATTCTGGCAGCGGCGTGGAGCTGGCATCCCAGCGGCTGGCTGACTACCGAATGGGGCTTCCATGACGTCGGCGCCGCCGGTTGTGTGCACACGGTGGCGGGCTTCTTTACCCTGGGTGTGGTCATCAACGTCGGCGCCCGTATCGGCCGCTTCAATGCCGATGGCAGTGCCAACGATATCGTCGGTCACTCCATGCCGATGAGCGTGGTCGGTCTGATGCTGGTTATCGTCGGCTTCTTTGGCTTCCTCGGCGGTTGCATCATCTATGTTCCGGGTGAGCAGTGGACCAACATCTATGGTCAGCACACTACCCTGTCGGCCTTTGCCTTCAACACCCTGATGGGCTTTGCCGGTGGTCTGATCGGTGCCTATCTGACCACCCGTGAACCCTTCTGGATGATGTCCGGTGGTCTGATCGGTATCGTTTCTGTTGCTCCCGGCCTGGACGTTTACTACCCACCCTTTGCCTATGTCATCGGTATGGGTGTGGCAGCCACTGCGCCGCTGGTACAGAAATACATGGTCAAGAAAGGGCTGGATGACGCCGTTGGCGCCTTTGCGGTGCACGGTTACGGTGGCTTCGCCGGTCTGGTGCTGAGCGGTCTGTTCATCGGCGGTTATCCCAACGTGATGGAGGGCGCCCCTGCGGTGAACTTCCTCGGTCAGGTTGGTGGTGCCATCGTACTGGCGCTGCTGGGCTTCATTCCCGGTTATGCCATCTCTCTGGCCATGAAGAAAATGGGTGTGCTGCGCGTACCTGCTCATGCAGAAGAGCGCGGTCTGGATCTGGTCGAAGTACCTGCTCAGGCTTATCCCGAGTGGGCTATCACCGGTGCCAGCACCACGGTGGCCAATACCAGCAGCGACACCGGCAGCTACGACAAGCTGCATGATGCCAAGCCTGCCTGATCCGCTCGCCAGGGCAATCATGGAAGCTGCGTGACCAACGCTGAAATGCACTGAAATCAAAGTACCCGGTACATGGCAAGCATCCTGCACCGGGTACAGATAGGAGTCGTAAGATGAGCAGTCCGATTACCAGCTGGGACGGTGCCAGCACCGTTTTCACCTACGCCGACAAACCCGCCATCATGGGCTTTATACTGCTGGTGGCAGTGGCTGTCACGGTATTTGCCATTTGGGCGACCGTGCGCCATGAAAAGCATAGCTATAGCAGCCCTATGCCTAAGGCCAAGAAGTAGCGTCCGGGAAGACCTGACGTACGATCAGCAACCTGCTCTCGCTGTTGCGAGAACAGGTTCGATGGGCCAGACAGGGGCCAGGAGTGCAACGACTCCTCCAGTCGCCTTATTGAGGAAACGCCAGTCAGGCTCCCTGACTGGCGTTTCCACAGAGGCGGAAACATGCGGAAGGGCTCAGAACCTGTGCACGATCCGCTGCACGCCGTCTAACGGTGCTGAAAGGATATTAGGAATGCGTTACGTAAGCAGCGCCTCTTCCGCTCTTTCCGCCCGCTCTGGCTGCGCGCAGGATCACAAACACGTTCTCAGCTGGTACTGAACCAGCGGCAAAGCCCGTAACCGGGGTGACACCGGTTTGACGTGAGGCTTCCAAGGATGAATCCTGTCTTTGTATTCGATCTACCCAGTCACTTCGGCCTCAAGGCCGTTGCCTTTACCCTGCATGGTCTGGCCAATGACTATTATTCCGCTGAGCTGAAGCAGCATATCCAGCAGCTTTGCCAGCACTATGACCCTGAGCAGAGCCAGATGCAGCATCAGGGATTTCTCAGCCTGCGCCAGCGCATCAACCGCTCCGCCAAACGCTTCCCCCCTTCTCCGGTCGCCCTGCATGAGCAGTATCAGCGCACCGGTAAGCTGCGCCCGATCTCACCGCTGGTCGATCTCTACAATCACTGGTCGCTGGTGACCGGCCTGTCCATCGGCGCTCACGATCTGTTGCATCTGCATCTGCCTGTACGACTGGGCCTGACTCGCGGCGACGAATCCTTCACCGGTATCGGCAGCCACGGAGCCACCACCTTACCGGCAGGAGAATATGCCTATCTGGATGCGCACCAGCAGGTGCTGTGTCGCATGGATTATCGGCAGGCGGCATTCAGTGCAGTGAACATCAACACCAGTGCGGCGCTGTTTATCGTGCAGGGTCATCAGCATACCGCTACGCCGCATCTGCAGGAGGTAGCCGAACAGCTCAAGCAGGACATCATGCGGCTGTGCCCGACACACTCGCTGGTGGTGGGGAAGTAACCCAGCCTACTGCTCGTCGATGTAGCGGCGGGCATCGAAGGTTCTGATCCAGTCCGGATGATGGACCATCATCGCCGTCATCAGGATGCCATTAAGCAATCCTTCCGGCGGCATGATCAGCGGCAGCAGGATGACGTACTCCTGCCAGATTTTGTAGAAGCTGTAGGTACCGCTACCCCACAGCACGCCCATCATGGCGATACCCGACAAGGCCGCAGCACAGGCGGCATTGAGAAACACCCCGATGATCAGATAGACAAAGAAGTTCTGCGGCAGCCAGCGCTCAACCTGACGCAAGGCCCAGTAGGACCAGCAGGCCGGTATCACCGACGCGCACAGGCCATTGATACTGATGCCGTCCAGCGCTTCCTTGCCGATCAGTGTCATCCCCAGCAGGGCCAGTGAGGAGCAGAGGATGCCAAGCTCCCAGCCGAACATCAGGGTCAGCGTCGTCACCCCGAGAAAGTGCACACTCATGCCGGGGGAAATACCGGCACGCAGCAGCCACATCATCATGACCAGCACCGTGGCACCAAGTACCAGATGCTGCAGGGTGCTATTACGGTGCAGGATTGCCCAGGGCGCACGCCACAGGGCCACCAGCAGCATCAGCCCGTAGAGCAGATGGGCAAGCCACACGCCCGTGCCCGAAATCAGACCATCGGCAATACTCATCTATGCTCTACCGCAAAAAGTCGGGATACTGCCTGAACAGGCCGAGCCTGCTCAGCACCGATTAATGATCGCCAAGTACTTTCAGATCGACCGTGCCTTCATGCTACTGAAAAGGGCACAACCCCGGCCACTGCCGTGGCGGTCCTGCTTGCGCCAGATCAGTGTCACAACACAGAGCTGACGGTCGCTGTCGCCGATTGCAACCGCTGCAAACTTGAGACAGATGAACCGGGTACACTAGAATCCATGGTCTGGAACCATAAAGAGGCATGCTGATGATTGAGCCGATTCGGCTGGGAGTACAGCGCCTGGGGGCGGACCTGATGGCCGGCACAACCCTGGCCATGACCATGATCCCCGAAGCCATGACCCTGGCCTTTGCTGCCGGGCTGGCCCCCCTGACCGGCCTCTACAGCGCGGCACTGATGCTACTGGTGATTTCCCTGCTCGGCGGTCGCCCTGCCATGGCGGCAATGAGCACACCCGCACTGGTGCTGATCATGGCCGATCTGGCCGTCACCCACGGCCTGCGCTACCTGTTCGCCAGTGTCATCATGATGGGTCTGCTGCAACTGGGAGCCTGGGTACTGCGGCTGGGTAAGTTCATCCGCATCCTGCCACAACCTGTGGTGCTGGGCTGCATCTGCGGCCTGACAGTGGAAATTTTCTGGCAGCAGATGGGCTATTTCCATACCCCCACGACCGCATCCGGCACCTGGATGACTGGCACTACGCTGGTCAGCATGCTGTCAATCTGTCTGGTCACCATGCTGCTGATCCGCTTCCTGCCACGCTATGTGCCTTATCTGTCTCCCGGTTTTATCGCCATCGTGGTGCTGAGCTGGATCTGCATCGGCTTCCATATCGATGTGCAGACGCTGGCAGAAGTCACCGCCTGGTCGGGAGCCCCACCGCACCTGCAGTGGCCCAGCCTGCCACTGGATATGCCGACGCTGGCCATCGTCATGCCCTACGCTCTGCTGATGGCCATCGTCGGCCTCAGCGAAACGCTGTTTACCCTCAACGTCACTGATGAAGCCACCAACACCCGTGGCCGCAGTAATCAGGAATGTCTGGCACAGGGCATTGCCAATCTGGCCAGCGGCTGTCTGGGCGGCATGCCCGGCAGTGGTCACTTCGGCCAGTCCATGATCAACCTGCAGAACGGTGGCCGCAGCCGCCTGTCGACACTGGTTGCCGTGGCCCTGATCATTTACTTCAGTACCTCCGGCCGCCAGTGGATGGATGATATTCCGGTCGGCGTTGTAGTCGGCATCATGCTGATGATCGCCTTCTCCACCTTCGAGCTGGCGTTTATCCGGATCGTCCGCAAGGTGCCGCGCCGCGAACAAGTGGTCACCCTGCTGGTCGCCGTGACCACCCTGACCACCAACCTGAGCCTGGGTATGCTGGTGGGCGTCATCCTGTCAGCACTCGGCTTTGCCTGGGAACATGCCAAACACGTCAGGGTTTTTGCCCATCTGGAGGGCGATACCCGGGTTTATGTGCTGCATGGCCCGCTGTTTTTTGGCTCAGCCCAGTCTTTTCAGGGATTGTTTCAGCCCGTCTCTGACCCGGACCGGGTGGTGATCGATTTCCGTTTCTCACGGGTATATGACCACTCCGGTCTGGAAGCGATCGAGCAACTGGTGGAGCGTTACAGTCAGGCAGGAAAAACCCTGCTGCTGCGCCACCTCAGCACCAAGTGCCGGGCGCTGCTCAACGCCAAGGCGCAGGGGCTGGTAGAGGTCAACCTGATCGAGGATCCGCAGTATCAGATTGCCAGTGACCTGGACTGATCCACCGACGTTACCAGTGATGACACCGAACAGCAGAAAGGGCACCCGAGGTGCCCTTTCTGCTGCATATATCAACCATACAAACGCTTTGGGGGATTATTCCCAGCCCAGAGCATCCACACGCTGATAGCCACGGGGCAGCATGCTGCCACGCCGTCCGCGTTCTCCGCGATAATGATCAAGGTCATCAGCCCTGATACGCATATCACGCTTGCCACTAGTGATGATCAGTACTGCCGTCCTCGGCATGACCATAACGGCAACAACAAACTCCTCACGGGCCTCAGAACGGGCCGAGGGAATATTGATCATCTTGTTGCCTTTGCCTTTGGCCAGTTCCGGCAGCTCAGCCAGCGGAAACACCAGCATGCGGCCTTCATTACTGACTGCCACCACCTGCAACTCCTCCCCGGACGGAATCAGTGCCGGTGCCAGCATCTGGCTGTTGCTCGGCAAACTGAGCACCGCCTTGCCCGCCCGGTTCTTACCGGTCAGCTCGGCCATTTCGGTTACGAATCCATAGCCTGCATCGCTGGCCAGCAACACCTTGTGCTTATCGTCAGCCAGACAGGCATGCACGATCTGGCCACCACTATCCAGCTTGATATGGCCGGTCAGCGGCTCACCCTGCCCTCTGGCGGAAGGCAGCGAATGGGTCGCCAGGGTGTAAGCCCGACCATGGTTATCGAACAGCACCGTAGGCTGATTGCTGCGGCCTTTGACCGCCAGCATGAAGGCATCACCGCTCTTGTAACTCAAGCCTTCGGCATCAACGTCGTGGCCCTTGGCGGAGCGAATCCAGCCCTGCTTGGACAGCACCACGGTCACCGGCTCATTACTCAGCAGGTCCGTCTCGCTAAAGGCTTTGGCCTCTTCCCGCTCCTTGATCGGTGAGCGGCGGGCATCGCCATATTTTTCGGCATCGTCGGTCAGCTCCTGCTTGATCAGACCACGCAGCGCGGCCTGATCAGACAGCAGATGCTCCAGATGCTTGCGCTCCGCTTCCAGCTCATCCTGCTCGGTACGGATCTGGAACTCTTCCAGCTTGGCCAGATGACGCAGGCGCAGGTTCAGAATGGCTTCGGCCTGAATCTCTGACAGCTCGAAACGACGAATCAGCTCGGCCTTGGGCTCATCCTCATGGCGGATGATGGCAATCACTTCGTCGATGTTGAGATAGGCAATCAGCAAGCCTGCAAGGATATGCAGGCGATCATTGACCTTGTTCAGACGGAATTCCAGACGGCGGCGTACGGTGCCTTCACGGAACACCAGCCACTCTTTCAACAGACCAAGCAGATCCTTGACCTGTGGGCGGCCGTCCAGACCGATCATATTGAGGTTGACCCGGTAGCTCTTTTCCAGATCGGTGGTCGCGAACAGGTGATTCATCAGCGCATCGGTATCTACCCGATTGGAGCGCGGAATAACGACCAGTCGCGTGGGGTTCTCGTGATCTGACTCATCGCGCAGATCCGCGACCATCGGCAGCTTCTTGGCCTGCATCTGCGCCGCGATCTGCTCCAGTACCTTGGCACCGGAGACCTGATGCGGTAACGCAGTAATTACGACGTCACCGTCTTCGATGATATAGCGGGCACGCAGTTTGACGCTGCCGCGTCCCTGTCGGTACATGTCCAGCAAGTCCCGACGAGGCGTGATGATCTCGGCTTCCGTAGGGTAGTCCGGCCCCTTGATATGAGTGAGCACGTCTTCCAGAGTCGCCTGCGGCTGATCCAGCAAGCGGATGCAGGCGGAGGCAACTTCACGGGCATTATGCGGAGGAATATCGGTGGCCATACCCACAGCAATACCGGTCGTACCGTTGAGCAGCACACCGGGCAAGCGGGCTGGCAGCACCAGCGGTTCATCCAGCGTACCATCGAAGTTGGGGCCCCAATCGACCGTGCCCTGCCCCAGCTCACTCAGGTACAGCTCGGCAAAGGCCGCCAGACGGGCTTCGGTATAACGCATGGCGGCAAAGGACTTGGGATCATCAGCTGAGCCCCAGTTCCCCTGACCATCGACCAGTGGATAGCGGTAGGAGAAAGGCTGCGCCATCAGCACCATGGCTTCATAGCAGGCGCTATCGCCGTGAGGGTGGAACTTACCCAGCACGTCCCCGATGGTACGGGCCGACTTCTTGTACTTGGCGCTGTTTTTCAGCCCCAGTTCAGACATCGCATAAATGATACGACGTTGCACCGGCTTCATGCCGTCGCCGATATGTGGCAAGGCAC
This Pokkaliibacter sp. MBI-7 DNA region includes the following protein-coding sequences:
- a CDS encoding energy-coupling factor ABC transporter permease, with product MSIADGLISGTGVWLAHLLYGLMLLVALWRAPWAILHRNSTLQHLVLGATVLVMMMWLLRAGISPGMSVHFLGVTTLTLMFGWELGILCSSLALLGMTLIGKEALDGISINGLCASVIPACWSYWALRQVERWLPQNFFVYLIIGVFLNAACAAALSGIAMMGVLWGSGTYSFYKIWQEYVILLPLIMPPEGLLNGILMTAMMVHHPDWIRTFDARRYIDEQ
- a CDS encoding SulP family inorganic anion transporter; translated protein: MIEPIRLGVQRLGADLMAGTTLAMTMIPEAMTLAFAAGLAPLTGLYSAALMLLVISLLGGRPAMAAMSTPALVLIMADLAVTHGLRYLFASVIMMGLLQLGAWVLRLGKFIRILPQPVVLGCICGLTVEIFWQQMGYFHTPTTASGTWMTGTTLVSMLSICLVTMLLIRFLPRYVPYLSPGFIAIVVLSWICIGFHIDVQTLAEVTAWSGAPPHLQWPSLPLDMPTLAIVMPYALLMAIVGLSETLFTLNVTDEATNTRGRSNQECLAQGIANLASGCLGGMPGSGHFGQSMINLQNGGRSRLSTLVAVALIIYFSTSGRQWMDDIPVGVVVGIMLMIAFSTFELAFIRIVRKVPRREQVVTLLVAVTTLTTNLSLGMLVGVILSALGFAWEHAKHVRVFAHLEGDTRVYVLHGPLFFGSAQSFQGLFQPVSDPDRVVIDFRFSRVYDHSGLEAIEQLVERYSQAGKTLLLRHLSTKCRALLNAKAQGLVEVNLIEDPQYQIASDLD
- a CDS encoding phenylalanine--tRNA ligase beta subunit-related protein; this translates as MNPVFVFDLPSHFGLKAVAFTLHGLANDYYSAELKQHIQQLCQHYDPEQSQMQHQGFLSLRQRINRSAKRFPPSPVALHEQYQRTGKLRPISPLVDLYNHWSLVTGLSIGAHDLLHLHLPVRLGLTRGDESFTGIGSHGATTLPAGEYAYLDAHQQVLCRMDYRQAAFSAVNINTSAALFIVQGHQHTATPHLQEVAEQLKQDIMRLCPTHSLVVGK
- a CDS encoding ammonium transporter; amino-acid sequence: MDQATPTLEELHKLLQMSDTINMEIFYWWCIALMVVIHAGFLSYEIGASRLKNALTAGVKNILAFAFIVPTFFFFGWWIYNAFYGGITPDLAGAAGALPWAKSMGPDVTDNATGIFWGAFVMFAATTASIMSGAIIERTRMSAFIVLAIILGSVVWILAAAWSWHPSGWLTTEWGFHDVGAAGCVHTVAGFFTLGVVINVGARIGRFNADGSANDIVGHSMPMSVVGLMLVIVGFFGFLGGCIIYVPGEQWTNIYGQHTTLSAFAFNTLMGFAGGLIGAYLTTREPFWMMSGGLIGIVSVAPGLDVYYPPFAYVIGMGVAATAPLVQKYMVKKGLDDAVGAFAVHGYGGFAGLVLSGLFIGGYPNVMEGAPAVNFLGQVGGAIVLALLGFIPGYAISLAMKKMGVLRVPAHAEERGLDLVEVPAQAYPEWAITGASTTVANTSSDTGSYDKLHDAKPA
- the parC gene encoding DNA topoisomerase IV subunit A translates to MTDSTTDNSSFDSGGFERLPLKAYTEKAYLDYSMYVILDRALPHIGDGMKPVQRRIIYAMSELGLKNSAKYKKSARTIGDVLGKFHPHGDSACYEAMVLMAQPFSYRYPLVDGQGNWGSADDPKSFAAMRYTEARLAAFAELYLSELGQGTVDWGPNFDGTLDEPLVLPARLPGVLLNGTTGIAVGMATDIPPHNAREVASACIRLLDQPQATLEDVLTHIKGPDYPTEAEIITPRRDLLDMYRQGRGSVKLRARYIIEDGDVVITALPHQVSGAKVLEQIAAQMQAKKLPMVADLRDESDHENPTRLVVIPRSNRVDTDALMNHLFATTDLEKSYRVNLNMIGLDGRPQVKDLLGLLKEWLVFREGTVRRRLEFRLNKVNDRLHILAGLLIAYLNIDEVIAIIRHEDEPKAELIRRFELSEIQAEAILNLRLRHLAKLEEFQIRTEQDELEAERKHLEHLLSDQAALRGLIKQELTDDAEKYGDARRSPIKEREEAKAFSETDLLSNEPVTVVLSKQGWIRSAKGHDVDAEGLSYKSGDAFMLAVKGRSNQPTVLFDNHGRAYTLATHSLPSARGQGEPLTGHIKLDSGGQIVHACLADDKHKVLLASDAGYGFVTEMAELTGKNRAGKAVLSLPSNSQMLAPALIPSGEELQVVAVSNEGRMLVFPLAELPELAKGKGNKMINIPSARSEAREEFVVAVMVMPRTAVLIITSGKRDMRIRADDLDHYRGERGRRGSMLPRGYQRVDALGWE